The DNA sequence CGGTTTTGGCAGCCAGATGGACCCGCGCCGCTCCTGGGTCCTGGGGCCCGAAAGCCTGGTTGAGGCCGTTGTACACCACGTCGGAGCGCACCGGCGGGGCCGGCAGAAAGCGCTGCAAGTCGGCAGCGGTGCTGCGCGAAACGGAAATAAAATTACGCGCCTGGGTATAGCCGCGCCGAATCAGGGCTTGGTACTGACGGCCAGTCCAGCCGGTGGGGTTCTCGGGGATTTCGCCGAGGGCCGAGCGCTGGGCCAGAAAATCGTGGCAGTGCACGGCGTGGGGCCGGCCAACTACCAGCGGCACCCAGGGCCCCAAAGCGTGGTCGGTAAACACAAACAGCGTATCGGGTGGGCAGGCCCGCAACCGGCGCCGCACCTGCGCCGGAAACGCGGCGTACTGGTCGAGGTAGCCCAGCCACTTGCGCAGGGGCCCCGGGGCCGGCAGGCGCGAAAAAGCCGCCTCCGGGGCCCATACCACCACCGTGTGGCCGCGGGCGGCCATACCGTCGGCCAGCATCTGGGCGAATCGGGGCATGCTCTGGTGGCCCAGAAAGGCGGGATGGGCGAAAAAGACGATGTTCATCAAAAGCAAAAGTTAGCGCAAAGAAGGGCCCCGGCCCGTTGCCGCTGTTCCGGCCAGAACAGCGGCAATGGACCGGGGCGGGCGCTGGGCGGCCACCATCAGCCCGCCCAGCAGCACACTGAAGCCCAAGGCCGTGGGCTGGGCCCATTGCCCCTGGGCCAGCGTGAGCAGCCCGAAGCTGACCAGCAGCCACGCCAGAAACTGGCCCTGGACGAGTTGCCGGTAGGCGCCGAGCGCAATTTTAGCCATTAGCCCCAGGCGCAGAAAAATAACCGTGAGGCCCAGCAGGACGCCTAGCTCGCCAATGTTACGGGCCCATTCCTCTTCGGCAATAAGAAATCCGCGGTCGCCGGAGCTCGAAACCAGGCTGCTGCCCACGTTGGTGCCCAAGCCGATGCCGTAGCCAAAAAATGGCTCGCGCGCCGAGCCCGAGCCCGTGAGGGCCCCCACCATGCTGCCCAGGTACCGGTCGCCGAGCGTGCCCTTCACGCCGCCTTCAAATTCGTTGGCCGATTCGATGCGGCTGGTGAAGGCTTCGAGCGGTGTTTTTAGTACGCTGGTTTGGCTCAGCGGAACCAGGGCCAATACGCCCACCAACAGCGCTGGCACAATACGGGCCAGGTAGGCCGGCCGGCGGGCCGCGGCAAACAGGGCAAACAGCAGCGAAATGATGATCTGAAACAACAGGCCCCGCGAAATGGAAAACGGAATGGCCGCCAGCATCCCAAGCGAAGCCCCAATCAGTGCCAGCCGGTTGGCCTTGCCGGTGTTCAGCCAGAAATAGAAGACGAAGCACGCCAGCAAACTGTAAAATTCAGTTGTGCCGTTGGTGAACGAAAAGGTGCCAGGCGGCCGAAAGAAACCCATGGCCCCGCTGAAGCCGGCGCCTTCCGTGTCGCCGCCCACGCCGCGGTTCACCCAGGCCGACTGCGGGCTGTAAAATTGCAGGCCGATGAGGACCGTCATGGGAATGGCAATCCAAAGCATAGCTCGCCCGATGCGCTCTACGTCGGCCCGGTCGAACACGCGCCCAACGACGAAAATGAGGGGGAAGTGCAGCAGAAAAATACGGGCCCCATACACGGCCACCGGCAAGTTGCCATGGCCAAAGAGCAAGGCCGTAAAAAAGCCAACCACTCCCACCACCGTCATGCCCGTGAGGTAGATATTGGCTGGCAGCAGCCCCTGCCGCCAAGTAGCCAGAACAAGCCACAACGCCAGCGGGTCACGGATAACGAGCAAGGGCGACGCCAGGCCGGGCAGCACCCATTTGCGCAGCGCGCCCTCGAAGAGTAGCAGCAGAAAATAGGCCCAAATGCCTTGCTTGAGCCGTCGCGTAGGGTCGGCGGCGCGGTGCGGTGCGGCCGGCGAAAATTGGGCCGAAGCAGCTGGAAAGTGTGCGAGGGAAGGCGTCATGGGGGAAGGCATTGGGTGGGGCTACCGGGCCAGGGCAGCGGCGAGTTCCTGCCCGTAGGCCGCCCACGGCCGGCGGCGGGCCGCTTCTTGGGCGGCGCGGCCAGCCTGGGCCACGGCGGCGGGCTGGTGCAACAGGTTGGCCAGGGCGGCCTGCAATGCGTCGGTTGAGCCGGCTTCGACGAGCCAGCCGCTGTGGCCGTGCTCGATGAGGTCGGGGCCCGCCGTGCGGTCGGTGGTGATGACCGGCGTGCCCTGCGACATGGCCTCGCTGATTACCAGCCCGAAGCCTTCGAACAACGACGGAAAAGCCAGTACGTCGTGGGCCCGCATCAGGCGCAGCACCTCGGCGTGCGGCAGGCTGGGAATCCAGTGGTGCAGGGCCAGGGCCGCGTCGAGGGCCGGGCAGGGGCCCCCGGCCTTGTGGCCCACCACGGTCAGCTCCACGTGCGGCGCCAAGGCTGCCACGGCCGCGAATAGGTTGGCCACGCCCTTGCGCTGCGACAGGCTGCCCACAAACAACAGCTTTAGGGGCCGGCCGGTGGGCGCGCTGTACGTGCGGGGTTCGCCCACGGCCGGGAAGCCGTAGGGAATGACTTCAATGGGCGCCAGCGGGCCAGAGTAGTCACATAGGGTATTAGCGGTAAATTTACTGGCCACAAAAATACGATCGGCCAGGCGCAGCTCTTCGTCTTTGCGGGCCAGCTTGGCGTCTGAATCGCCAAAGCCTTCCAGCGTGGGGGCCCACGCTGGCCACCGCTCGCGCTCGGGAGCTAGCAGCCGCCGCGCCGCCCGCCAGTACCCAATGGGCAAGTCGTAAAAGCACGTCAAGCCAAGACCTTTGGCGGCCTGGAAAGCACCGGCCGCGCCGTCCTCGTAGGCGTACACGCCGGTGGCGCCCTGCCGGGCGGCGTTCGCTAAACTGCCCGCCACCCGTCGGTCAAGGCTCTGGTACACGGCATCGACAGAGAAGGGGCCCACCTCGGGGCGCGTCAGCGACGCCAGGCCGGTGCGGCTGGCCAGCAAGCGGCCGGCTTCGCGCCAAGGCCAGGTGTGCGTAAGTGGGGCCAAGGCGGCCTCAAAGCCGCGGCGGCGTAGCTCGGCCAGGGGCCCCGCGGCACCCAGCCGGTCAAGTAGGCTGCCCGGAAAAGCCGCAATGGCGGTATGAAACGCCGCCAGCTGGCCGCTCTGCTCCAGCCCGGCCGCGGCGGCGCGCACGTTGGCGTTGCCAGTAGGGTGCGAGAAAATGAGTTTACCGGTCATGGTTTAATAATCCTTGGCCCAGCGGAGAACTCTGCACGTCAAGGTGGTGGCCAAGAATTTGGGGAAAGTAATAATAAACCTTGGTAAGCGGCGACGGAAAACCTTGTCGCGTGGGGCCCCACGGGTGGGCAGGGCACCAGACTGCGGTGCCGCTCAGGAAGGAAGTAATTTATTCCGAGCCTGCGGCGTAGGGCTAAGCCTACGCTGTCTGTGCTTCACGTTTCGCCCGCTGCATTTTAAGAATGCTGTAGGTTATCAGCATAGTAAGTTGAACGCAGATTACCAATATGTTGAGCACGATGATACCTTTTAGCGTAGAAACATCGAATAGCGCCACGCCAGCGGCAATCGACAGAATGCTGACTGGAATAAAAATTAAGGGGTTGATGACCCACCCCCGAAAAGTGCACAGCGAAAAAGCGGCGCCTTGCATCAGACTGAGTGCGCCAGCACCCATATTAAGCACCATTTCGGTTTTTAACGCCGCGTAATTTTTACCCAACACCCAAAGCAGCTGATTGGCGAACAACCACGAGCCGCCCACAATGCCAAGGGAAAATATCACTAAGCCAGCCTGGAGCTGCAAGTACCGCTTCAGCAGCACCGGCGAATTACTAGGCAGCCGCGCAAACCTTGGCGTAATCAGCGTGCCAAACAATGCCCCGAAGACGCCAATGCCCATGGCCAGCCGGCCCAGGGCTCCTATTTGGGCCACGGCTGCGGTAGACCCCGCCAGTGAAATAAGCCAAATCGTAATTTGACCCGACAAACAGTAGTAAATCGCATCGGGTAGCAAGCGCTTCACGATGGACAAAATCTCCCGGCGAACCACTGGGTCTGGCGCTTGATGCCAATCGGCGTGTACCAGCGATAGCTTGCGGAGCCATTGGTTCGACCAAATTTGGGGAAGCCCCGCCGCAAGAATGGCCACGAAAGCCCATGGAAACGCAAAGAGCGTTACGCACAGCATGGCCAGCCGCCCGATGTTGCCCCCGACTTGGATTTTCTGCAACGGCACAATGTCTTGGTGCAGCCGCGGGGCCACTTCCAATAAGTTGCCGGAGAGCGAGGCGAGAAACGCAGGAATGAGCGCTGCCACCAGCAAAAACGACATCGTCCAACTGGCATCGTGGTGCCGTAGTAAATAAACTAGCGCTGGGGCAGCAATCAGCAAGCTTCCCACCGCAAATTTTCTGCGCAAATCGAGGCCAGTGGCAAGCACTGCACCCATTTGGATGCGATCTTGCCACACCCGGGCCCCCTGCGACATAACCCCGTTGGTGATGCCGCCATCGGCGAGGACGACCATCGTCCCCAGCATGGTATTGGCAAGCGTGTACAGGGCGTACTCTTTCGTTGGCAGCAGCCGAATAACCAAGATGCCGCAGGCAAAGCTGACGGCCTGCACCACCAGCTGCGCCGACCCGGTGATGCTGGCCAATTTCCCCCACGCCATCAACTTGGCAAATTCGGGATAAGCCGTAATCCGTTGAAAAAAACCTCGGGTAAAATACGTTTTGTTCGATACAGGCATAAATACAAAAATAGGAGTGGGTCCAGGAGCTAATAGTTAGTTCTTAAGCCCACTATATATTAAGCTCTTATTTCTAGTGAATTACTCCGCTTAGCAGCTTTATTGGCCGACTTTTCATCGTAGCCATATCCATAAGCGTATGAATCTTTATTTTTAATGTCATTCAATACGATCATACTGTGGCAAAGCGAATTACTGCGATATATACTATCAATGATGGCCAGCTGTTTTTTGTAGGTATAATTGCAACGAACTAAATAAATCGACGAATCCACCGCCGAGCTAAGACTCAGCGCATCGGCTACCAAACCCACTGGCGCAGTATCTAAAAGAATGTGGTCGAAGCTTAAACGTAATTCAGCTAATAGCTCTCCCAGTTTAGGCGACATCATCAGTTCAGCCGGATTCGGAGGTATAGGGCCCGAGCTGATGGCCATTAGGCCCGGGATTTTATTCGAAGCCTTGAGAAGGTCGTGAATCGGCACTTCATTCGATATCAGGTAGTCGGTCAGGCCCGGGCCAGGGGTCAGGTCCAACTCCTGCGACAAAGCCGGCTTGCGCAAATCCAATTCAAGCAGCAACACGCGTTTGCCTGCCAGTACCAGACTGGCGCCTAGGTTGATAGTAAAAAAAGTCTTTCCTTCCCCACCCATTCCCGACGTCACCAAAAGAACTTTGTTTTCGCGTCCGCCGGCAGCAAACGATAAGTTAGCGCGGATAAACCGGAACGTTTCCGCGGCAGGGCTGCGGTTGCTCTTGCTCAAGATGATGCCACTGTCGGTGCTATGTGCCAATTCGCCAAGGATAGGCGTCTGGGTGAGTTGCTCCACCTCCTGACGGGTTTGCACCTTATCGTTGAGAAGGTCTTTAATAAAAATTCCGGTAAACGGCACCACAATTCCTAGCAGTATCGACACAAGGTACAGCAGCTGTTTGTTGGGACTTACCGGATAAGGTTCAACTGTTGCCACATCAATAATACGAGAATTGGAACTGGTTGCGGCTAAAACCAGCGCAGCTTCTTCCCTCTTTTGCAGCAGGTATTCATATAATGTTTGCTTAATGGCTTGTTGACGAGTAATTTCTAGTATCTCCCGCTGGATAACGGGCACATTGCGAATGCGTGACGAAAACTGCCGGGAATTCGCCTTTAAGCTATTGCTGGTGATAACCAAGCCGTTTTTAATATTGCGAAGGTTTTCAAGGATATTCGCCCTTAGATTAGTGATCTGCTCATTTATTGACTGTACTATTTGATTACCGGGCTCAGCTGTGCGCAACATCCGTTCACGCTCCATTTGCAAATCGTTGAACTTCGTGATAAGCCCGGTTAGCGTTTGGTCTTGAATACCTAGGGTGCTGGGTACCAATTGGGACTGGCCAGGGCCAGTACTCTGGCGTAAATAGTCTTCTATAGACTCTAAAACACTTATTTGGGTAGCCCAATCGCTCAGCTTACGAGTATTTTCGCCAGCCTGCGCCACGTAGCTCGATGCTTGGGTACTTACGTCCGCTACTTCATTCTGGCTTTTGTATTTTTCTACCCGGTTCTCTACGCCGCTTAGTTCAGCAGTAAGATTACTTAGTCGATTGTCTAGGAAGCTTATCGTGCTCGTGGCAGCCAAATTTTTATCCTCAAGCGCTTCTTTATTATAGTCCTCCAGTAATTTGCTAATAACAGCTTTGCCACGCTCAGGCAGGGCGTCAACTATACTTACCAGCAGAGCGTTGCTTTCCTTTTTTATGGGAGCAATCGTAAGGTTACCATTAAACTCATCAACTAAGCTGCGGGGAGAGCGGAAGCGAACAATAATCTTCTTACTCTCTGATCCTTTTTGTTGGATATAAGCGGAAGTAGAAACGATCGTGAAAGTGCCATAAGAAGTGGTAATTTGTTTTCCAAACTCATGGGAAACATTTCCTCCCGTAAGATCATTTAAAAAAAACGAATTATTGGAAGTAGGTTGAACAACAATAGTCTTATCAAAAGCAGTGGAATCTAAATTATTGATAATAAGCTTAATTGATAAATTTCGCTCGTACACTTCCACATCTTTGAAACGCCCTTGCACATAATAGCTAGTATTTAGCGATAGCTCATTAACCACTCGCAGCATCAAGCTTTTTGACTTTAAAACTTCTATCTCATCGTCAACACTTTTTGTAGCTTGAGTGGCTTCAGAAGCCGTGAATTTACCAGCGCCAGATAGATCAGGATTTGCTTTATTATCTTTAATTAGCAGCGTGCTAGTAACCAAAAATTTTGGTATTGCTAAATACCGCAAGTATACAATAGTGCAGCCAATTGCAATCGCAACACCTAGCAAGAACCAATACCAATACCGTGCATAGCCAGCAATAGTAGCGCTGATGCTTTTGGCGTTATTCCGCTCAGAACCTAATGGGAACATTTCCATCACTATTACTTTTAATTGTATAAATATTAGAAATGAAAATAGACTTAGCGAAAACGAATATTGGTGAATAGAATAACCAGGACGGATAATACAGATAAGTAAATAGGCAAGTTAACGGACCGCGTGCTAACCTGCAATGCCTTGGCCTTATCGGGTTCTACATATACAATATCGTTTTGCTGGAGGTAGAAGTAAGGAGAGTTTAGTGTGCTCTTGTTATTCAGATCAATGCGTGTAGTAGTTCGCACGTTATTCTTCTCTCTGATAATGAGCACATCGTCACGACGACCGTATCCCGTCATGTCGCCAGCCAATCCAAGCGCCTCCAAAATATTTATTTTTTCCG is a window from the Hymenobacter nivis genome containing:
- a CDS encoding glycosyltransferase family 4 protein; this encodes MTGKLIFSHPTGNANVRAAAAGLEQSGQLAAFHTAIAAFPGSLLDRLGAAGPLAELRRRGFEAALAPLTHTWPWREAGRLLASRTGLASLTRPEVGPFSVDAVYQSLDRRVAGSLANAARQGATGVYAYEDGAAGAFQAAKGLGLTCFYDLPIGYWRAARRLLAPERERWPAWAPTLEGFGDSDAKLARKDEELRLADRIFVASKFTANTLCDYSGPLAPIEVIPYGFPAVGEPRTYSAPTGRPLKLLFVGSLSQRKGVANLFAAVAALAPHVELTVVGHKAGGPCPALDAALALHHWIPSLPHAEVLRLMRAHDVLAFPSLFEGFGLVISEAMSQGTPVITTDRTAGPDLIEHGHSGWLVEAGSTDALQAALANLLHQPAAVAQAGRAAQEAARRRPWAAYGQELAAALAR
- a CDS encoding lipopolysaccharide biosynthesis protein → MPVSNKTYFTRGFFQRITAYPEFAKLMAWGKLASITGSAQLVVQAVSFACGILVIRLLPTKEYALYTLANTMLGTMVVLADGGITNGVMSQGARVWQDRIQMGAVLATGLDLRRKFAVGSLLIAAPALVYLLRHHDASWTMSFLLVAALIPAFLASLSGNLLEVAPRLHQDIVPLQKIQVGGNIGRLAMLCVTLFAFPWAFVAILAAGLPQIWSNQWLRKLSLVHADWHQAPDPVVRREILSIVKRLLPDAIYYCLSGQITIWLISLAGSTAAVAQIGALGRLAMGIGVFGALFGTLITPRFARLPSNSPVLLKRYLQLQAGLVIFSLGIVGGSWLFANQLLWVLGKNYAALKTEMVLNMGAGALSLMQGAAFSLCTFRGWVINPLIFIPVSILSIAAGVALFDVSTLKGIIVLNILVICVQLTMLITYSILKMQRAKREAQTA
- a CDS encoding GumC family protein, with product MEMFPLGSERNNAKSISATIAGYARYWYWFLLGVAIAIGCTIVYLRYLAIPKFLVTSTLLIKDNKANPDLSGAGKFTASEATQATKSVDDEIEVLKSKSLMLRVVNELSLNTSYYVQGRFKDVEVYERNLSIKLIINNLDSTAFDKTIVVQPTSNNSFFLNDLTGGNVSHEFGKQITTSYGTFTIVSTSAYIQQKGSESKKIIVRFRSPRSLVDEFNGNLTIAPIKKESNALLVSIVDALPERGKAVISKLLEDYNKEALEDKNLAATSTISFLDNRLSNLTAELSGVENRVEKYKSQNEVADVSTQASSYVAQAGENTRKLSDWATQISVLESIEDYLRQSTGPGQSQLVPSTLGIQDQTLTGLITKFNDLQMERERMLRTAEPGNQIVQSINEQITNLRANILENLRNIKNGLVITSNSLKANSRQFSSRIRNVPVIQREILEITRQQAIKQTLYEYLLQKREEAALVLAATSSNSRIIDVATVEPYPVSPNKQLLYLVSILLGIVVPFTGIFIKDLLNDKVQTRQEVEQLTQTPILGELAHSTDSGIILSKSNRSPAAETFRFIRANLSFAAGGRENKVLLVTSGMGGEGKTFFTINLGASLVLAGKRVLLLELDLRKPALSQELDLTPGPGLTDYLISNEVPIHDLLKASNKIPGLMAISSGPIPPNPAELMMSPKLGELLAELRLSFDHILLDTAPVGLVADALSLSSAVDSSIYLVRCNYTYKKQLAIIDSIYRSNSLCHSMIVLNDIKNKDSYAYGYGYDEKSANKAAKRSNSLEIRA